The region GTCGCTGGTGACCACACCGCTGGGCGCCGCGCTCACCGTCGTGCAGTGCTGGGGCCTCTACGCCAGCTTCGTGGTGTCCTCGCAGGGCTCGCTCGTGCTGGACTGGACCGCGCTGGCGGTGCTGGCGGCGGCCGGCACCGCCTCGCTCAGCGGGATTGCGCGGGGTAGGGCAGCAGCGCCATCTCCCGCGCGTTCTTGATCGCGGTCGCGACCTGCCGCTGTTGCCGCGGCGTCAGGCCGGTGACCCGGCGGGACCGGATCTTGCCCCGGTCGGAGATGAACTGGCGCAGCAGCACGGCGTCCTTCCAGTCCACAGTGGTCAGACCCTCCTTGCGCAGGAGGTTGACCCGGCGCTTGGGCCGGCGTTCGGGCTTGGGCACGGGGTCCTCCTACCAGCTCGACTTGCGGACGCCGGGCAGCTCGCCGTTGTGCGCGAGTTCCCGCAACCTCAGCCGGGACAGCCCGAACGCGCGGAAGAAGCCGCGTGGCCGACCGTCCACGGCGTCCCGGTTGCGCAGCCGGGTCGGGCTCGCGTCGCGGGGGAGGCGTCGCAGCGCGCGTTGCGCGTCCGCGCGGTTGTCCGGGTCGGTGCGGACGACCTCCTTGAGCTCGGCCCGGCGCTCGGCGTGCCGGGCGACCACCTCCCGGCGCTGCCGATCCTTGGCGATCTTGGACTTCTTGGCCATCAGCGCTCCTCGCGGAAGTCGACGTGCCGGCGGACCACCGGGTCGAACTTGCGCAGCACCAGGCGGTCCGGGTCGTTGCGGCGGTTCTTGCGGGTCACGTAGGTGAAGCCGGTGCCGGCGGTCGAGCGGAGCTTGATCACCGGCCGGACGTCGTTCGCCCTGCCCATCAGACCTTCTCCCCCCGGGCGCGCAGCTGCGCGACCACGGACGCGATCCCGCGCCGGTCCACGGTCTTGATCGCCTTGGTGGACAGGGTCAGGGTGACGTACCGGTTCTCGGCGGCCAGCCAGTAGCGGCGGCGCTGGGTGTTGGGCAGCCAGCGCCGCGACGTGCGGCGGTTCGAGTGCGAGACCCGCTTGCCGAAGCCGGGTGCGCGCCCGGTCAGCCGGCAGTGGTGTGCGGACACGGTGGAACTCCTTTTTGAAACGACAACCGTTTTCATCTACTGTAGCCCACATGGAAACCGTTGTCGTTCTGGTGGCGGGTGGGCAGGGCGTCGCCGAGGAGCTGTGGCGGGCCTCGCCCGGGTCCGCGCTGGTCCGCCACGACCTGCGTGACCTGGGCCAAGGCGTGGTTCGCCGGTGGGTCGACGGGACGCTGGCCGTGCTCGAACTCGCGCACGGCTGCGTGTCCTGCACGCTGCGGCTGGACCTGGTGCCGCTGCTGCGCACGTTGACCGGGCGCGTGGTCGTGGACCTGGACCCGGCGCTGGAGCCGGAGGCGGTGTGCCTGGCGCTCGCGCCGCACGGGATCCGGGTCGAGTCCGTGGTGACCGCCGTCGACCCGACGACCTGGCTGGCCGACGTCTCCGGCGACGAGACGCTCGGCGAGCGCGGGATCGGGGTGCCGGGGGACGACCGGACCGTCGCCCAGGTCGTGGTGGGGCAGGCCGAGTTCGCCGACCTGCTCGTGCTGCGCGGACCGCGCGACCCGGTCGTGGAAGCTGTACTGGACCGACTTTCCCCCGGTGTGCCAAGGGTTTCCACGGTCGGTGCGCAGTTGCCGCCGGTCGTGCGGCGGCACGGCCAGGCGTTCGGCCCGCTGCTGCGCGGGCAGCCGCCGCTGGAGC is a window of Saccharothrix espanaensis DSM 44229 DNA encoding:
- the rpsR gene encoding 30S ribosomal protein S18 translates to MPKPERRPKRRVNLLRKEGLTTVDWKDAVLLRQFISDRGKIRSRRVTGLTPRQQRQVATAIKNAREMALLPYPAQSR
- the rpsN gene encoding 30S ribosomal protein S14, with product MAKKSKIAKDRQRREVVARHAERRAELKEVVRTDPDNRADAQRALRRLPRDASPTRLRNRDAVDGRPRGFFRAFGLSRLRLRELAHNGELPGVRKSSW
- the rpmG gene encoding 50S ribosomal protein L33, with product MGRANDVRPVIKLRSTAGTGFTYVTRKNRRNDPDRLVLRKFDPVVRRHVDFREER
- the rpmB gene encoding 50S ribosomal protein L28; this encodes MSAHHCRLTGRAPGFGKRVSHSNRRTSRRWLPNTQRRRYWLAAENRYVTLTLSTKAIKTVDRRGIASVVAQLRARGEKV
- the mrf gene encoding ribosome hibernation factor-recruiting GTPase MRF; amino-acid sequence: METVVVLVAGGQGVAEELWRASPGSALVRHDLRDLGQGVVRRWVDGTLAVLELAHGCVSCTLRLDLVPLLRTLTGRVVVDLDPALEPEAVCLALAPHGIRVESVVTAVDPTTWLADVSGDETLGERGIGVPGDDRTVAQVVVGQAEFADLLVLRGPRDPVVEAVLDRLSPGVPRVSTVGAQLPPVVRRHGQAFGPLLRGQPPLEPAGGVSLVHFTARRPFHPMRLHDAVDVLLDGVVRARGRIWVVSQPDSALWLESAGGGLHVGAAGPWLAASADWSDVDGERRASAAVDWHPRFGDRSQELVAIIHRASPDEIEARLRAALVTDEELDLADELEFADPFAERHEMEEL